Below is a window of Rhizobium jaguaris DNA.
GAGATCCTGCAGGAGAATGGGCGGATCTCCGTCTCTGAACTTGGTCGCCGGGTAGGGCTTTCGCAGCCTGCCGCGTCCGAACGTCTCAAGCGGCTTGAGGAGCGCGGCATCATCGCCGGCTACCGAGCCGTCATTGATCCCACCGCGGTCGGCCTGGGCATGATGGCCATCGTCCGGCTGCGGACGACCCATGAGCATATACGCCCCTGCCTTAAACAATTTTCGGAAATGCCGCAGATCATCGAGGTCCTGCGGTTGACCGGCGAGGATTGCTTCCTGCTCAAGGTCCTGGTGCCGACACCATCAGACCTTGAAACCATCGTCGATTCCATCGCCCGCCATGGCGCGGTGACCACATCGCTGGTGTTGCGGAACCAGCCGGCGAAACCGATCGGCCGCGAGCTCATCCGCAAGACGATGGTGCGTTGACCGCCCGCTTGTGGAAGCGCTTCTCAAAAAGGCAGCTTGAAGCCCGGCGGGATCGGCAGGCCGGCGGTCAGTTCCCGGGTCTTTTCGGCGGCCAATGCCTCGGCCTTTTCCTGCGCGTCCTTGTTTGCAGCGACGATCAGGTCCTCGAGAATTTCGACGTCATCTTCCTTGAAGAGCGACGGATCGATCTTGATGGCTAGCATCTGGCTCTTGCCGTTCACAGTGACGGAGACGAGGCCGCCGCCGGCTTTGCCTTCGGCCCGGATGTCGGCGATTTCCGCCTGCATCTTTTCCATCTTGGCCTGCATTTCTTTCACTTTGCCCATCATGCCCATGATGTCGCGCATCGTCGTTCGTCCTTCTTCTCGTCTCTTTGTCTTGCTGGATATAATCTACTTCGAAAACCGCTTGCGTCTTTTACCATGCGGCCTGTCGATCGGTATCATATCCCTAGAATTCGATATCATCGCCCGGCAGGATGTCGCCATCATCGGATTCGGCGGTGGCCGGGGCGGCAGTTTGTTCCTCTTCTTCCGCATCCGGCGCTCGCACGCGAACGTCGATGATCTTGGCGCCCGGAAATTGCGATAGGATTGCCGCCACATCCGGGTCTTGGCGGGCATCGGCGACCCGCTGCTGCTGCGCGTTTGCTTCCGCCTCCACGAGCGTCGGCTCGCCTTCGTCGCGGCTGAGGCTGACGATCCAATGGATACCGGTCCATTCCTTCAGTTTGACGGCGAGTTCGTTCAACAGCGTTCCCGGC
It encodes the following:
- a CDS encoding Lrp/AsnC family transcriptional regulator → MESFEKDLDPTDLSMIEILQENGRISVSELGRRVGLSQPAASERLKRLEERGIIAGYRAVIDPTAVGLGMMAIVRLRTTHEHIRPCLKQFSEMPQIIEVLRLTGEDCFLLKVLVPTPSDLETIVDSIARHGAVTTSLVLRNQPAKPIGRELIRKTMVR
- a CDS encoding YbaB/EbfC family nucleoid-associated protein — translated: MRDIMGMMGKVKEMQAKMEKMQAEIADIRAEGKAGGGLVSVTVNGKSQMLAIKIDPSLFKEDDVEILEDLIVAANKDAQEKAEALAAEKTRELTAGLPIPPGFKLPF